From a single Paramisgurnus dabryanus chromosome 17, PD_genome_1.1, whole genome shotgun sequence genomic region:
- the LOC135787457 gene encoding uncharacterized protein isoform X20 produces MDPLTVLLCVLLTTTGFQGFSKATTIRTLTTDSYDTTLDPSADSKSCRNYCGYSYTTCSCDDNCQYNRNCCLDYKNYCVKTTDWPVFVTTKAADTTTSSDGSSCRDSCGSFVGTCACYSACQDLGNCCPDFKTYCSLTTYKPDPTVWEDEFFSCVYNCGIDFGICSCESSCQYYGNCCFDFKWNCPVPTTTSTTPMTSTSTELSTTTSTTMTTEHIYVDYFCAYNCDIDFGPCSCKSSCQYHGNCCPDYEWSCPGSTITMTTGSTELSTTSTTMTTASKELSTTTSTTMTTGSIELSTTTSTTMTTEHIYVDYFCAFSCDIDFGPCSCKSSCQYHGNCCPDYEWSCQVPPTTTTTMTTGSTEQYTTTSTTMKTGSTEHIYVDYFCAFSCDIDFGPCSCKSSCQYHGNCCPDYKLYCPVSTTTKTTGSTELSTTASTTMTTEQSTTTSTTMKTGSTEHIYGDHFCAKSCDIDFGPCSCKSSCQYHGNCCADYELYCPAPTTSWPPITDNHPACGALLYGSGLFSSPNYPHYYYDNAHCVWYLSAQPGQRLFLSFADVQLDRCCDCDYISVHDGSSIGHQQLGRICFNDTTHQTFHSSSRYLTVVFRSDHSGVSHGFKAQFTSSLTADQGRVDCSSDNMVIVIRASYLNSLGFNGNYLYVDDHRCRPTINSTEVVFRFSLNTCGTGKEMMNGYVAYTNNVRASQSKSGEITLQPQFLLHVGCRMEPDTVVQILYKAKEDINANITGAGRFNASIAFFTSSSFNQQIFHSPYEVNLNQYMYVQVWLNRPDTSLDLFLETCVASPDPNDFKTRSYDLLRNGCPRDSTYYSYINGQQYYARFRFQAFKFLRTHANVYLQCKVIICPDNDYNSRCRQGCRLRRKRSLESNHHTNTVILGPITLKGERPGVKKSEKRKK; encoded by the exons ATGGATCCTCTGACAGTTCTTCTTTGCGTGCTTCTAACCACTACAGGCTTTCAAGGATTCAGCAAAG CAACAACCATTCGGACATTGACAACAG ACTCTTATGATACAACATTGGATCCATCAGCAG ATTCCAAATCATGCAGGAATTATTGTGGATATAGTTATACCACTTGTTCATGCGACGACAACTGCCAGTACAACAGAAACTGTTGCCTTGACTACAAAA ACTACTGTGTAAAAACAACTGACTGGCCAGTTTTTGTGACAACTAAAGCTGCAGATACAACAACATCCTCAG ATGGCTCCTCCTGCAGGGATAGCTGTGGCTCATTTGTTGGCACTTGTGCATGTTACAGTGCTTGTCAAGATCTGGGTAACTGTTGCCCTGACTTTAAAA cCTACTGCTCATTGACAACTTATAAACCGGATCCAACAGTTTGGG AAGATGAGTTTTTCTCATGTGTGTATAACTGTGGCATTGACTTTGGCATCTGCTCTTGCGAAAGCTCCTGTCAGTACTATGGCAACTGTTGCTTTGACTTTAAGT GGAATTGCCCAGTGCCCACAACAACCAGTACAACCCCCATGACATCAACCTCGACAGAAT TGTCCACAACAACCAGTACAACCATGACAACAGAAC ATATTTATGTGGATTACTTTTGCGCATATAACTGTGATATTGACTTTGGCCCTTGTTCATGCAAGAGCTCTTGTCAGTACCATGGCAACTGTTGCCCTGACTACGAGT GGTCTTGCCCAGGGTCCACAATAACCATGACAACAGGCTCGACAGAAC TGTCCACAACCAGTACAACCATGACAACAGCCTCGAAAGAGT TGTCCACAACAACCAGTACAACCATGACAACAGGCTCGATAGAAC TGTCCACAACAACCAGTACAACCATGACAACAGAAC ATATTTATGTGGATTACTTTTGCGCGTTTAGCTGTGATATTGACTTCGGCCCTTGTTCATGCAAGAGCTCTTGTCAGTACCATGGCAACTGTTGCCCTGACTACGAGT GGTCTTGCCAAGTGCCCCCAACAACCACTACAACCATGACAACAGGCTCGACAGAAC AGTACACAACAACCAGTACAACCATGAAAACAGGCTCGACAGAAC ATATTTATGTGGATTACTTTTGCGCGTTTAGCTGTGATATTGACTTCGGCCCTTGTTCATGCAAGAGCTCTTGTCAGTACCATGGCAACTGTTGCCCTGACTACAAGT TGTACTGCCCAGTGTCCACAACAACCAAGACAACAGGCTCGACAGAAC TGTCCACAACAGCCAGTACAACCATGACAACAGAAC AGTCCACAACAACCAGTACAACCATGAAAACAGGCTCGACAGAAC ATATTTATGGGGACCACTTTTGCGCGAAAAGCTGTGATATTGACTTTGGCCCTTGTTCATGCAAGAGCTCTTGTCAGTACCATGGCAACTGTTGCGCTGACTATGAGT TGTATTGCCCAGCGCCTACAACCTCATGGCCACCCATAACAG ATAATCACCCAGCATGTGGAGCACTCCTGTATGGTTCTGGGCTGTTTTCCAGTCCCAACTATCCACACTATTATTACGACAATGCACACTGTGTGTGGTATCTCTCTGCTCAGCCAGGACAGAGGCTCTTCTTGTCATTTGCTGATGTACA ATTAGATCGCTGCTGTGACTGTGACTACATCTCTGTACATGATGGTTCTTCTATTGGTCATCAACAATTGGGAAGGATCTGCTTCAATGACACCACACACCAGACGTTTCACTCATCTTCTCGATACTTGACCGTTGTCTTCAGGAGTGACCACTCTGGTGTCAGCCATGGCTTTAAAGCTCAGTTCACAAGCTCTCTGACCGCAGATCAAG GTCGTGTGGACTGTTCTTCAGACAACATGGTCATTGTCATTAGAGCATCGTACCTGAATTCACTTGGGTTCAATGGAAATTACCTTTATGTGGATGACCATCGGTGCAGACCCACCATTAACAGTACTGAGGTTGTGTTCCGCTTCTCTCTCAACACGTGTGGCACTGGCAAAGAG ATGATGAATGGTTATGTTGCTTACACCAACAACGTGCGGGCATCTCAGTCTAAATCGGGCGAGATCACCCTTCAGCCACAGTTTCTGTTACATGTGGGCTGCAGAATGGAGCCGGACACTGTGGTGCAGATACTCTACAAGGCTAAAGAGGACATCAATGCTAACATCACAGGAGCGGGTCGCTTTAATGCCAGCATTGCCTTTTTCACCTCTAGCAGTTTCAACCAACAAATTTTTCACTCTCCATATGAGGTGAACCTTAACCAATACATGTATGTTCAGGTTTGGCTAAACAGACCTGATACGAGCCTGGATCTCTTCCTGGAGACCTGTGTTGCATCTCCAGATCCAAATGACTTCAAAACCCGCTCCTATGACCTGCTGCGTAATGG ATGTCCCAGAGACAGCACATATTATTCCTACATCAACGGTCAGCAGTATTACGCACGGTTCCGTTTCCAGGCTTTTAAGTTCCTTCGGACACATGCCAATGTGTACCTGCAGTGTAAGGTGATCATTTGCCCTGATAATGATTACAACTCTCGGTGTCGTCAGGGGTGCCGTTTACGTCGCAAGAGGTCCCTTGAATCCAACCACCACACCAATACTGTGATACTGGGGCCAATCACACTCAAAG GAGAAAGGCCTGGTGTGAAGAAGTCTGAGAAGAGAAAGAAATGA
- the LOC135787457 gene encoding uncharacterized protein isoform X19 has product MDPLTVLLCVLLTTTGFQGFSKATTIRTLTTDSYDTTLDPSADSKSCRNYCGYSYTTCSCDDNCQYNRNCCLDYKNYCVKTTDWPVFVTTKAADTTTSSDGSSCRDSCGSFVGTCACYSACQDLGNCCPDFKTYCSLTTYKPDPTVWEDEFFSCVYNCGIDFGICSCESSCQYYGNCCFDFKWNCPVPTTTSTTPMTSTSTELSTTTSTTMTTEHIYVDYFCAYNCDIDFGPCSCKSSCQYHGNCCPDYEWSCPGSTITMTTGSTELSTTSTTMTTASKELSTTTSTTMTTGSIELSTTTSTTMTTEHIYVDYFCAFSCDIDFGPCSCKSSCQYHGNCCPDYELYCPVSTTTKTTGSTELSTTTSTTMTTGSTELSTTASTTMTTEHIYVDYFCAFSCDIDFGPCSCKSSCQYHGNCCPDYEWSCPVSTTTTTTMTTSSTEQSTTTSTTMKTGSTEHIYGDHFCAKSCDIDFGPCSCKSSCQYHGNCCADYELYCPAPTTSWPPITDNHPACGALLYGSGLFSSPNYPHYYYDNAHCVWYLSAQPGQRLFLSFADVQLDRCCDCDYISVHDGSSIGHQQLGRICFNDTTHQTFHSSSRYLTVVFRSDHSGVSHGFKAQFTSSLTADQGRVDCSSDNMVIVIRASYLNSLGFNGNYLYVDDHRCRPTINSTEVVFRFSLNTCGTGKEMMNGYVAYTNNVRASQSKSGEITLQPQFLLHVGCRMEPDTVVQILYKAKEDINANITGAGRFNASIAFFTSSSFNQQIFHSPYEVNLNQYMYVQVWLNRPDTSLDLFLETCVASPDPNDFKTRSYDLLRNGCPRDSTYYSYINGQQYYARFRFQAFKFLRTHANVYLQCKVIICPDNDYNSRCRQGCRLRRKRSLESNHHTNTVILGPITLKGERPGVKKSEKRKK; this is encoded by the exons ATGGATCCTCTGACAGTTCTTCTTTGCGTGCTTCTAACCACTACAGGCTTTCAAGGATTCAGCAAAG CAACAACCATTCGGACATTGACAACAG ACTCTTATGATACAACATTGGATCCATCAGCAG ATTCCAAATCATGCAGGAATTATTGTGGATATAGTTATACCACTTGTTCATGCGACGACAACTGCCAGTACAACAGAAACTGTTGCCTTGACTACAAAA ACTACTGTGTAAAAACAACTGACTGGCCAGTTTTTGTGACAACTAAAGCTGCAGATACAACAACATCCTCAG ATGGCTCCTCCTGCAGGGATAGCTGTGGCTCATTTGTTGGCACTTGTGCATGTTACAGTGCTTGTCAAGATCTGGGTAACTGTTGCCCTGACTTTAAAA cCTACTGCTCATTGACAACTTATAAACCGGATCCAACAGTTTGGG AAGATGAGTTTTTCTCATGTGTGTATAACTGTGGCATTGACTTTGGCATCTGCTCTTGCGAAAGCTCCTGTCAGTACTATGGCAACTGTTGCTTTGACTTTAAGT GGAATTGCCCAGTGCCCACAACAACCAGTACAACCCCCATGACATCAACCTCGACAGAAT TGTCCACAACAACCAGTACAACCATGACAACAGAAC ATATTTATGTGGATTACTTTTGCGCATATAACTGTGATATTGACTTTGGCCCTTGTTCATGCAAGAGCTCTTGTCAGTACCATGGCAACTGTTGCCCTGACTACGAGT GGTCTTGCCCAGGGTCCACAATAACCATGACAACAGGCTCGACAGAAC TGTCCACAACCAGTACAACCATGACAACAGCCTCGAAAGAGT TGTCCACAACAACCAGTACAACCATGACAACAGGCTCGATAGAAC TGTCCACAACAACCAGTACAACCATGACAACAGAAC ATATTTATGTGGATTACTTTTGCGCGTTTAGCTGTGATATTGACTTCGGCCCTTGTTCATGCAAGAGCTCTTGTCAGTACCATGGCAACTGTTGCCCTGACTACGAGT TGTACTGCCCAGTGTCCACAACAACCAAGACAACAGGCTCGACAGAAC TGTCCACAACAACCAGTACAACCATGACAACAGGCTCGACAGAAC TGTCCACAACAGCCAGTACAACCATGACAACAGAAC ATATTTATGTGGATTACTTTTGCGCGTTTAGCTGTGATATTGACTTCGGCCCTTGTTCATGCAAGAGCTCTTGTCAGTACCATGGCAACTGTTGCCCTGACTACGAGT GGTCTTGCCCAGTGTCCACAACAACCACTACAACCATGACAACAAGCTCGACAGAAC AGTCCACAACAACCAGTACAACCATGAAAACAGGCTCGACAGAAC ATATTTATGGGGACCACTTTTGCGCGAAAAGCTGTGATATTGACTTTGGCCCTTGTTCATGCAAGAGCTCTTGTCAGTACCATGGCAACTGTTGCGCTGACTATGAGT TGTATTGCCCAGCGCCTACAACCTCATGGCCACCCATAACAG ATAATCACCCAGCATGTGGAGCACTCCTGTATGGTTCTGGGCTGTTTTCCAGTCCCAACTATCCACACTATTATTACGACAATGCACACTGTGTGTGGTATCTCTCTGCTCAGCCAGGACAGAGGCTCTTCTTGTCATTTGCTGATGTACA ATTAGATCGCTGCTGTGACTGTGACTACATCTCTGTACATGATGGTTCTTCTATTGGTCATCAACAATTGGGAAGGATCTGCTTCAATGACACCACACACCAGACGTTTCACTCATCTTCTCGATACTTGACCGTTGTCTTCAGGAGTGACCACTCTGGTGTCAGCCATGGCTTTAAAGCTCAGTTCACAAGCTCTCTGACCGCAGATCAAG GTCGTGTGGACTGTTCTTCAGACAACATGGTCATTGTCATTAGAGCATCGTACCTGAATTCACTTGGGTTCAATGGAAATTACCTTTATGTGGATGACCATCGGTGCAGACCCACCATTAACAGTACTGAGGTTGTGTTCCGCTTCTCTCTCAACACGTGTGGCACTGGCAAAGAG ATGATGAATGGTTATGTTGCTTACACCAACAACGTGCGGGCATCTCAGTCTAAATCGGGCGAGATCACCCTTCAGCCACAGTTTCTGTTACATGTGGGCTGCAGAATGGAGCCGGACACTGTGGTGCAGATACTCTACAAGGCTAAAGAGGACATCAATGCTAACATCACAGGAGCGGGTCGCTTTAATGCCAGCATTGCCTTTTTCACCTCTAGCAGTTTCAACCAACAAATTTTTCACTCTCCATATGAGGTGAACCTTAACCAATACATGTATGTTCAGGTTTGGCTAAACAGACCTGATACGAGCCTGGATCTCTTCCTGGAGACCTGTGTTGCATCTCCAGATCCAAATGACTTCAAAACCCGCTCCTATGACCTGCTGCGTAATGG ATGTCCCAGAGACAGCACATATTATTCCTACATCAACGGTCAGCAGTATTACGCACGGTTCCGTTTCCAGGCTTTTAAGTTCCTTCGGACACATGCCAATGTGTACCTGCAGTGTAAGGTGATCATTTGCCCTGATAATGATTACAACTCTCGGTGTCGTCAGGGGTGCCGTTTACGTCGCAAGAGGTCCCTTGAATCCAACCACCACACCAATACTGTGATACTGGGGCCAATCACACTCAAAG GAGAAAGGCCTGGTGTGAAGAAGTCTGAGAAGAGAAAGAAATGA
- the LOC135787457 gene encoding uncharacterized protein isoform X8, which produces MDPLTVLLCVLLTTTGFQGFSKATTIRTLTTDSYDTTLDPSADSKSCRNYCGYSYTTCSCDDNCQYNRNCCLDYKNYCVKTTDWPVFVTTKAADTTTSSDGSSCRDSCGSFVGTCACYSACQDLGNCCPDFKTYCSLTTYKPDPTVWEDEFFSCVYNCGIDFGICSCESSCQYYGNCCFDFKWNCPVPTTTSTTPMTSTSTELSTTTSTTMTTEHIYVDYFCAYNCDIDFGPCSCKSSCQYHGNCCPDYEWSCPGSTITMTTGSTELSTTSTTMTTASKELSTTTSTTMTTGSIELSTTTSTTMTTEHIYVDYFCAFSCDIDFGPCSCKSSCQYHGNCCPDYEWSCQVPPTTTTTMTTGSTEHIYVDYFCAFSCDIDFGPCSCKSSCQYHGNCCPDYKLYCPVSTTTKTTGSTELSTTTSTTMTTGSTELSTTASTTMTTEHIYVDYFCAFSCDIDFGPCSCKSSCQYHGNCCPDYEWSCPVSTTTTTTMTTSSTEQSTTTSTTMKTGSTEHIYGDHFCAKSCDIDFGPCSCKSSCQYHGNCCADYELYCPAPTTSWPPITDNHPACGALLYGSGLFSSPNYPHYYYDNAHCVWYLSAQPGQRLFLSFADVQLDRCCDCDYISVHDGSSIGHQQLGRICFNDTTHQTFHSSSRYLTVVFRSDHSGVSHGFKAQFTSSLTADQGRVDCSSDNMVIVIRASYLNSLGFNGNYLYVDDHRCRPTINSTEVVFRFSLNTCGTGKEMMNGYVAYTNNVRASQSKSGEITLQPQFLLHVGCRMEPDTVVQILYKAKEDINANITGAGRFNASIAFFTSSSFNQQIFHSPYEVNLNQYMYVQVWLNRPDTSLDLFLETCVASPDPNDFKTRSYDLLRNGCPRDSTYYSYINGQQYYARFRFQAFKFLRTHANVYLQCKVIICPDNDYNSRCRQGCRLRRKRSLESNHHTNTVILGPITLKGERPGVKKSEKRKK; this is translated from the exons ATGGATCCTCTGACAGTTCTTCTTTGCGTGCTTCTAACCACTACAGGCTTTCAAGGATTCAGCAAAG CAACAACCATTCGGACATTGACAACAG ACTCTTATGATACAACATTGGATCCATCAGCAG ATTCCAAATCATGCAGGAATTATTGTGGATATAGTTATACCACTTGTTCATGCGACGACAACTGCCAGTACAACAGAAACTGTTGCCTTGACTACAAAA ACTACTGTGTAAAAACAACTGACTGGCCAGTTTTTGTGACAACTAAAGCTGCAGATACAACAACATCCTCAG ATGGCTCCTCCTGCAGGGATAGCTGTGGCTCATTTGTTGGCACTTGTGCATGTTACAGTGCTTGTCAAGATCTGGGTAACTGTTGCCCTGACTTTAAAA cCTACTGCTCATTGACAACTTATAAACCGGATCCAACAGTTTGGG AAGATGAGTTTTTCTCATGTGTGTATAACTGTGGCATTGACTTTGGCATCTGCTCTTGCGAAAGCTCCTGTCAGTACTATGGCAACTGTTGCTTTGACTTTAAGT GGAATTGCCCAGTGCCCACAACAACCAGTACAACCCCCATGACATCAACCTCGACAGAAT TGTCCACAACAACCAGTACAACCATGACAACAGAAC ATATTTATGTGGATTACTTTTGCGCATATAACTGTGATATTGACTTTGGCCCTTGTTCATGCAAGAGCTCTTGTCAGTACCATGGCAACTGTTGCCCTGACTACGAGT GGTCTTGCCCAGGGTCCACAATAACCATGACAACAGGCTCGACAGAAC TGTCCACAACCAGTACAACCATGACAACAGCCTCGAAAGAGT TGTCCACAACAACCAGTACAACCATGACAACAGGCTCGATAGAAC TGTCCACAACAACCAGTACAACCATGACAACAGAAC ATATTTATGTGGATTACTTTTGCGCGTTTAGCTGTGATATTGACTTCGGCCCTTGTTCATGCAAGAGCTCTTGTCAGTACCATGGCAACTGTTGCCCTGACTACGAGT GGTCTTGCCAAGTGCCCCCAACAACCACTACAACCATGACAACAGGCTCGACAGAAC ATATTTATGTGGATTACTTTTGCGCGTTTAGCTGTGATATTGACTTCGGCCCTTGTTCATGCAAGAGCTCTTGTCAGTACCATGGCAACTGTTGCCCTGACTACAAGT TGTACTGCCCAGTGTCCACAACAACCAAGACAACAGGCTCGACAGAAC TGTCCACAACAACCAGTACAACCATGACAACAGGCTCGACAGAAC TGTCCACAACAGCCAGTACAACCATGACAACAGAAC ATATTTATGTGGATTACTTTTGCGCGTTTAGCTGTGATATTGACTTCGGCCCTTGTTCATGCAAGAGCTCTTGTCAGTACCATGGCAACTGTTGCCCTGACTACGAGT GGTCTTGCCCAGTGTCCACAACAACCACTACAACCATGACAACAAGCTCGACAGAAC AGTCCACAACAACCAGTACAACCATGAAAACAGGCTCGACAGAAC ATATTTATGGGGACCACTTTTGCGCGAAAAGCTGTGATATTGACTTTGGCCCTTGTTCATGCAAGAGCTCTTGTCAGTACCATGGCAACTGTTGCGCTGACTATGAGT TGTATTGCCCAGCGCCTACAACCTCATGGCCACCCATAACAG ATAATCACCCAGCATGTGGAGCACTCCTGTATGGTTCTGGGCTGTTTTCCAGTCCCAACTATCCACACTATTATTACGACAATGCACACTGTGTGTGGTATCTCTCTGCTCAGCCAGGACAGAGGCTCTTCTTGTCATTTGCTGATGTACA ATTAGATCGCTGCTGTGACTGTGACTACATCTCTGTACATGATGGTTCTTCTATTGGTCATCAACAATTGGGAAGGATCTGCTTCAATGACACCACACACCAGACGTTTCACTCATCTTCTCGATACTTGACCGTTGTCTTCAGGAGTGACCACTCTGGTGTCAGCCATGGCTTTAAAGCTCAGTTCACAAGCTCTCTGACCGCAGATCAAG GTCGTGTGGACTGTTCTTCAGACAACATGGTCATTGTCATTAGAGCATCGTACCTGAATTCACTTGGGTTCAATGGAAATTACCTTTATGTGGATGACCATCGGTGCAGACCCACCATTAACAGTACTGAGGTTGTGTTCCGCTTCTCTCTCAACACGTGTGGCACTGGCAAAGAG ATGATGAATGGTTATGTTGCTTACACCAACAACGTGCGGGCATCTCAGTCTAAATCGGGCGAGATCACCCTTCAGCCACAGTTTCTGTTACATGTGGGCTGCAGAATGGAGCCGGACACTGTGGTGCAGATACTCTACAAGGCTAAAGAGGACATCAATGCTAACATCACAGGAGCGGGTCGCTTTAATGCCAGCATTGCCTTTTTCACCTCTAGCAGTTTCAACCAACAAATTTTTCACTCTCCATATGAGGTGAACCTTAACCAATACATGTATGTTCAGGTTTGGCTAAACAGACCTGATACGAGCCTGGATCTCTTCCTGGAGACCTGTGTTGCATCTCCAGATCCAAATGACTTCAAAACCCGCTCCTATGACCTGCTGCGTAATGG ATGTCCCAGAGACAGCACATATTATTCCTACATCAACGGTCAGCAGTATTACGCACGGTTCCGTTTCCAGGCTTTTAAGTTCCTTCGGACACATGCCAATGTGTACCTGCAGTGTAAGGTGATCATTTGCCCTGATAATGATTACAACTCTCGGTGTCGTCAGGGGTGCCGTTTACGTCGCAAGAGGTCCCTTGAATCCAACCACCACACCAATACTGTGATACTGGGGCCAATCACACTCAAAG GAGAAAGGCCTGGTGTGAAGAAGTCTGAGAAGAGAAAGAAATGA